From a single Candidatus Schekmanbacteria bacterium genomic region:
- a CDS encoding nucleotidyltransferase family protein: MKYENKALSSDDREISFLFSSLKAGFSEESASHLRNIALYSSRKFSWERLCKLGEEFDVAPFIYNALLASGLDEVVPPAFFSKLEIEYYQNLSKNMRALKICNQLASAFRNDGIRVILLGGGGFLGTLYENMGLRYVGDIDILIHKDRFEDARKTLGSLGFTQFKKYRGVMKSGSITIDIHTDIIDSERISSRKNIYSFNPELFWSDCIPHPEVDGAFVLSPSDSLLYSAFHCFKHSFSRIIWSIDTAEIIRKYGDKEFYDYILSISQANATSVPIYYSLAYIHETGISTIDTVALKKLKENFRENKIAKRIFQMAVDGRNIGSFSELLVILSRGQSGRSGQSSNACLKFFIESLFPCKNTLKEIYPRWPEKFILFAYLARFVDISIRTFFMCLRFFKLTPGRMTGKS, translated from the coding sequence ATGAAATATGAAAATAAAGCGCTGTCTTCTGATGATCGGGAAATAAGTTTCCTTTTTTCGTCCCTGAAAGCCGGGTTCTCAGAAGAGTCTGCCTCACATCTTAGAAACATAGCTCTATATTCATCAAGAAAGTTTTCATGGGAAAGGCTTTGTAAACTGGGGGAAGAATTTGATGTTGCCCCGTTTATATATAATGCCTTGTTAGCATCGGGACTTGATGAGGTTGTCCCTCCCGCCTTTTTCTCTAAGCTCGAAATAGAGTATTATCAAAACCTCTCCAAAAATATGCGAGCTCTTAAGATATGCAATCAACTTGCCTCAGCTTTCAGGAATGACGGGATAAGAGTGATATTACTTGGCGGGGGAGGGTTTCTGGGTACGTTATATGAAAATATGGGGTTAAGATATGTAGGTGATATAGACATTCTTATCCATAAAGACAGATTCGAGGATGCAAGAAAAACTCTCGGTTCATTAGGTTTTACGCAATTTAAGAAATACAGGGGAGTAATGAAAAGCGGGAGTATAACCATCGATATCCATACTGATATAATTGACTCGGAGAGGATTAGTTCAAGGAAAAATATATACAGCTTCAATCCGGAATTATTCTGGAGTGATTGTATCCCCCATCCTGAAGTTGATGGGGCTTTCGTACTTTCCCCATCTGACTCATTGCTGTATTCCGCCTTCCATTGTTTTAAACATTCTTTTTCAAGGATAATTTGGAGCATAGACACAGCAGAGATAATAAGGAAATACGGTGATAAGGAATTTTATGATTATATACTTTCTATATCTCAAGCAAACGCCACTTCTGTTCCCATCTATTACTCCCTTGCCTATATCCATGAGACCGGAATAAGCACAATAGATACCGTCGCATTGAAAAAGCTTAAAGAAAATTTCCGCGAAAATAAGATAGCTAAAAGGATATTTCAAATGGCTGTAGACGGAAGGAATATAGGCAGTTTCAGTGAGTTATTGGTCATTCTATCTAGAGGGCAATCGGGGCGGTCCGGGCAAAGCAGCAATGCCTGCTTAAAGTTTTTTATCGAGTCTCTTTTTCCCTGCAAAAACACTTTGAAAGAGATATACCCACGCTGGCCTGAAAAGTTTATTTTATTTGCCTATCTTGCACGGTTTGTTGATATATCAATACGAACATTTTTTATGTGTCTTAGATTTTTCAAATTAACACCGGGCAGAATGACCGGAAAAAGTTGA
- a CDS encoding radical SAM protein — protein MLLESPIEVVWSFTSRCNLQCPFCLVSSGKDKKDSTGDMGKLRILEEIIDNRILKVVLTGGEPLADNLTYHIISSLRNAGISVELTTNGTLLNREALNRLKCNGLKNIQISIHGSTPEINDMLTGGKSFRKIVNAIELSLISGIPIHTKTTLTKHNISDAPSLVKLLSSFGVTSICLDEVVPIGRALNNYASLKPSVDELLNLESMIEGLEKKYSAEIDFKSFSLSMRQDGCAAACTLGDEKSYLSTISEQGNMYQCSMSALFDVRNNVLEKGLKKCWQDIRAFRKFIKPEKLTGVCGSCELKDKCRGGCRGIAYRMTGNLWGSYPLCPLAQNGKFTSDNNTCYFKENKYEETRIP, from the coding sequence ATGCTTCTAGAATCTCCCATAGAGGTTGTTTGGTCTTTTACTTCAAGGTGCAACCTGCAATGCCCTTTTTGTCTTGTAAGTTCAGGAAAGGACAAAAAAGATTCTACCGGAGATATGGGGAAACTCAGGATACTTGAAGAAATTATAGATAACCGCATACTTAAAGTTGTCCTGACCGGAGGAGAACCACTTGCAGATAATCTCACCTATCACATTATAAGCTCATTAAGAAATGCAGGAATATCCGTCGAGCTTACAACTAACGGTACACTGCTCAACAGGGAAGCTCTTAATAGGCTCAAATGCAACGGCCTTAAGAACATACAGATAAGCATACACGGCTCAACACCGGAAATTAATGACATGCTGACCGGCGGAAAGTCATTCAGAAAAATAGTGAATGCCATTGAGCTCTCTTTAATTTCCGGAATCCCAATCCATACAAAAACCACATTGACTAAACATAATATCTCAGATGCACCTTCACTCGTTAAACTTTTATCTTCGTTTGGAGTTACATCAATATGCCTTGATGAAGTCGTACCCATTGGAAGAGCATTGAATAATTACGCATCACTAAAACCCTCTGTAGACGAGTTATTAAATCTTGAAAGTATGATTGAAGGGCTTGAAAAAAAATATTCTGCAGAGATAGATTTCAAGAGCTTCTCTCTATCAATGCGCCAGGATGGATGTGCTGCGGCATGCACTCTGGGTGATGAAAAGTCTTACCTCTCCACTATATCAGAGCAAGGAAACATGTATCAGTGCAGTATGTCAGCTTTATTTGATGTTAGAAACAATGTTCTGGAAAAAGGACTGAAAAAATGCTGGCAGGATATCAGGGCTTTCAGGAAATTCATCAAACCGGAAAAACTTACCGGAGTCTGCGGGTCATGCGAATTAAAAGATAAATGCAGGGGGGGATGCAGGGGTATTGCTTACAGGATGACCGGCAACCTCTGGGGGTCATATCCTCTTTGTCCTCTGGCGCAGAACGGAAAGTTTACTTCTGACAACAATACTTGTTATTTTAA
- a CDS encoding PqqD family protein — protein sequence MTVDKTDILDKIPVHAPHILSRIENGKAVIFDDTNGEPSLLNETGSLIWSLCNGNLSVRAVISEMAHLYEGNSSQMETEIIDFISLLSYKGIITLS from the coding sequence ATGACTGTAGATAAAACAGATATTTTGGATAAAATACCGGTTCATGCCCCTCATATACTTTCACGCATTGAGAATGGCAAAGCCGTGATATTCGATGATACAAATGGAGAGCCATCCTTGCTAAATGAAACAGGGTCATTGATATGGAGCCTTTGTAACGGTAACCTAAGCGTAAGAGCAGTAATATCAGAAATGGCTCATCTGTATGAAGGAAATTCTTCTCAAATGGAAACAGAGATAATTGATTTCATAAGTCTTCTCTCATATAAGGGAATTATAACTCTTTCTTAG
- a CDS encoding CoA pyrophosphatase, with protein sequence MNSSTIEYLLNRRRRVVIESSDLVHSAVLVPLYVNDSDPFVLLTKRTSHVEHHKGEISFPGGGRSSEDKDLVDTALRETEEEVGLRRELIHVLGPLDDIATVTGFRITPFVGTFPFPFEYRINKFEIERLLEVPLKLLAVEGAWRVTEKVYKGARIKSFYHELGDDLIWGATASILKSFVELMQADGML encoded by the coding sequence ATGAACTCCTCAACGATTGAATACCTTCTTAACAGAAGACGCAGGGTGGTTATAGAAAGCAGCGATCTTGTCCATTCAGCAGTGTTGGTTCCTTTATATGTCAATGATTCTGACCCATTCGTTCTTCTTACAAAACGGACAAGCCATGTGGAACATCATAAGGGGGAAATCTCTTTTCCCGGTGGAGGAAGAAGCAGTGAAGACAAAGACCTTGTCGATACTGCATTGAGAGAAACAGAAGAGGAGGTAGGTCTCAGAAGAGAACTTATCCATGTTCTTGGCCCTCTTGACGACATTGCCACAGTAACAGGTTTCAGGATCACACCATTTGTGGGTACATTCCCATTCCCCTTCGAGTATAGGATAAATAAATTTGAAATTGAGCGGCTATTGGAAGTACCATTGAAATTACTCGCCGTGGAAGGAGCCTGGAGGGTGACCGAGAAGGTATACAAAGGCGCGAGGATAAAGAGTTTTTACCATGAACTTGGCGATGACCTCATATGGGGAGCAACAGCATCAATATTAAAGAGCTTTGTTGAGCTCATGCAGGCAGACGGGATGCTCTGA